DNA from SAR324 cluster bacterium:
AAAGCTGGGTCGGGCCGCAAACAATACTCGGCATGGGTGTCGCAGAAGAAGCTGTTTTTCTTGGACGAGAACACTCCGGAGCACCTCCAACCACAGGTGTCGGGTTTCGAGTTCGCAAGGGAAGCCTCTACGAAGAAGGTGCTTGCTCAGGTCAACATACTGACACTAAGATGACCCTGCTGATGCCGTGGGTGACGCTAGGGAGCAACATCAACTTCTGTGATGTTCTGCTTGCTGGAGGAGCTGGTGATCCACCGGGTCAATTCAGTGAGGTTGGTAGTGGGACGATCCATTTCAACTTTACTATTCGAGGTGACAAGGCAACAGCCTCCTTACTGGGAAATGTCTGTGAAGGTGTTTTCCTGCGTTCAGAGCGTCTTTTTATTGGAGGAAATTGTAGTTTGTTGGGCCCATTGTTAGCAGAGTTTGGGTCTTTTTCAGCAGCAGGAGCGCGTCTTTTTGGACAGTTAGCTTCGGGCCTGAATCTGGGTACTGCTCATTTGTCTGGACACAAGAACTATGATCCTCGTTGTTTCCCGAATTTACGTTGGCTTGTGTCAACTCAACTGCAATTCTTTGGTGAATTGGTTGCTCTTTTTCATTGGTACGATCAAGTTCGTGTTCGGATGGTGAGGGATGCTTTTCAAGAGAGTCTCTATCGCCAAGGCCAGTATATTGTTCAACGCAACCTGGAAGAACGAATTGCACAATTGCAACTGTTGACAGCACTGGTAACAGAGAATCAATCACACAGTGAGCGGCTTTTGCCAGAAGTTAAGCTAAAAGATCAGCGTGCTTGGTTGCAGAACTGGACACGAAGAAAAGAGCAATTACAAAGCTATGCTTCTACCCCAAAGTTGGCTCCTGAGAGTTTGCTCCAAGAGTTGGTGGATGCTGAAGGAACTTACACGAGAAGAATTCAGCAACTATCCCCAGCAACCGCAGAGGCAGGACAACGATGGCTTGAGGGCATCGCAAAACCATTTTGTGAAGGAGGGCTGGGATGAACCATCCAGCAAGCAAGTGGCTCTTGGCCATTGGCGCATTGTTTGGAGTTCTTGCGGTCCTGAGTGGTTCAATGGGATCTCACATGCTGCGTGGCCAATTAGAGGAGTTCAATGGCACTGCGAATTTTATCTTAGCCTCAAACTATCTTTTCTATCACGCAGGAGGCTTGCTCTTCACAGGCTTGCTCTTGGAGCGTTTGGAACGGCGAGGATTTTTGTATGTGGGAATCTTTTTCATAGTGGGTAGCTTCCTTTTCTGTGGAAGTCTCTTTACCTACAGCTTAACCGGTTTGCGCGGGGTGACCGCTATGGCTCCAATTGGTGGAGTGAATTTGATTCTTGGATGGTTGACACTGGTGGTGACCTGCGTACGCTTGCCTTCTTCCAAAAAACGCTAAATGGAGGATGCCTATGTGCCTGCACTGGTTCTCCAGCATTCATCCACAAAAGAGCCGGATTATAAATAATGCTCAGTTGCTGGTTGGATTCTTTCTTTTCCTACATACAAGCCTATTGGCTGCTCAGGAACTCCGCTGGAAACCATACAAGGGAAAGCCACTGGTGTTGGAAGGCTCAATTTCTTTGAAAGAAACCCTCTGACAGTTGGTTCAAGAATATGTCGATTCTCCACCGCCACTACGAATTTATGATGAGATCCCTGAAAAACTAACCGATGGTCGTCGCGAAGCTGTCCACCCAGAACTACTGTTTGAACTG
Protein-coding regions in this window:
- a CDS encoding DUF423 domain-containing protein, coding for MNHPASKWLLAIGALFGVLAVLSGSMGSHMLRGQLEEFNGTANFILASNYLFYHAGGLLFTGLLLERLERRGFLYVGIFFIVGSFLFCGSLFTYSLTGLRGVTAMAPIGGVNLILGWLTLVVTCVRLPSSKKR